AAAACAATCAACCTATAGATTCTCGATGCTCTACGGAATCCTCATTGCTCTTCAGCTCGTCATTTCGGTTTTGATGGTGGTGGCCATTCTGATGCAGAGTTCGAAGGGCGGCGGCCTGGCCGGAATCGCCGGCGGCGCGCTGGCTTCGTCGGTTTTCGGCGGACGCGCCACGGCCACGTTTCTCTCGAAGGCCACCACTGTTCTGGCCGCCTTGTTCATGTTGAATTGTCTATCCATGGCGGTGATCTCGGCCCATCGCGAGAGCACGACTTCGGTGACTCAGCAAGCCGTTTCGCAGGAACAGCCGGTCAGTCCCGTTCCCAGCCTGCCGGCGACGGGCGGAATGGAGACGGATCCCGCCCCCGCGATGCCGGAACAGGAACAGCCATAAACACGAAATGAGAAATGAGAAACCAGAAATCCGAATCCCTTTCTCATTTCTGATTTCCGATTTCTAATTTTCTTGGTCCTCGCCCGAGTGGTGAAATTGGTAGACACACTATCTTGAGGGGGTAGCGCCGAGAGGCATCCCGGTTCGAATCCGGGCTCGGGCACAAATAATGCGGGCGGTCCTCTGGGGCCGCCCGATCTCTATTGCGGCGGCAGGAACACATCCTGCCGCCGTTCGGTGTTTTAGTTCCCTGAAAGGCAGCGGCATGATCCACTTTCTCCATTTCTGGGAGAGTCATTTTAACCCGCTTGCGAGCTTGACATTCGACACCTGGTGTGGCTTTCTTTATTATATCGCAATCGAACGTTGGACTGGCTCGTCGCAGTACCGGATTGCCTCGTGTTCCTTGTGCCTTGTTTCACGAACGATGCGGAGGTTTCTGTGAATTCTCGAATGTTCATTGTTCTTTGCCTTACACTGTTTGTCCTGATCCCGGGGAGCGTACCTGCCGCTCCGCCTTCGAACATGTTTTCGGTGCATGAATCCTCTTCCAGCCCCACGCGATCAGGCAATGTCGCACTGGACGACCGCGATCCTTGCGAAGTCCCTTGCCAGCCGGGCGACATGATCGAATGCCCGGAAGTCCCCAGTCCCTTCCATTATGTCGAGGACTGTGACGGCGGCTGCCATCGAACCCCCCCGGTTTTTTTCCACATCGAGTTCGATTGGCCGGTGTGCGGGGTGGGATTCACCTACGAATGTGATGGCGTGACTCCTTGCCGCGACACCGATTGGTTAGAGTTTTTCCTTCCCGAGTATGCGACAGTTGAAATGGAGATCGAGGCCGAGTTCCCGGTGTTGTTTGCGATCATGGACTATCAGCCGTGCGACTCCTTCGAGGCTATCGTTTATGCAGAACAGGAAAACGTCTGCTTGCTTTCGGTGATCGCTACCCCTTGTCTCCCGCCCGGTTCCTACGTCGCGTATGTTGCACCGTTGTACTTCTCCGGTGTACCCGTGCCTCTGACGTACCGAACCACGATCCATTATCAGCCTTGTCCGCCGCCTTGCGCGGGCACGATCCAGCTCGACACTCATGAACTGCTCCTGTCGCCCACATATATCGGGAGCATGGCGAGTGCATCAGTGATGGTAACGAATGCGGGAGTGGAAAATCTCTGTATAGACTCCGTGACCACCACCGGACACGTTTGGCAGGCTTCGCCGTCGAGCTTCACGCTCCAGCCCGGCTTGGAACAATCCGTCCAGATTGATTTCCTGCCGACCTTCGAGCATGATTTTGAGGGAACGATTGAGTTCTTTTCCTCCGATCCCGCAAAGCCGCGCGACAGTATAACCGTATCGGGCACCGGCTGCCATCCGGTGGTGATGCCGCTGCCACCGATCCTCCGCGAGGCGGCTTCGCCGCACGACATCTACTACATGATGCCGTGGGACTTGAACGGCCGAAGTACGGAGTATGCAATCGAGTTCTCACCTAACGGCTTTGTCACTTCGGAGTATGTTCATCTCTACGGCCACGCCGAACTCGAACCGGTTTGGGCTACCGCCCGCGAGTGGGGTAAAGAAGGATTCGGAGTGATCACCGATCTTGAGCCGGAGACGGCGTATAGCGTGCGGCTGCACGCCCGCGACTGTGCGGGAGCCGAGATGGTAGGGCTTCCGTCTCTCTTGAGCACCGCTCCCCCGCTCCCGCTCGATATCGTTCCCGAGCTGACGATTCTGGTGGTGAATCCCGACACTGTGGAACTGAACTGGAACCCGGCGATCCAGGACACGGCCGGCGATCCTCTTCTCAATTACGGTTTCCTCGTTTACATCGGCAGCGAGTACGGCTTCGTGGACAGCATTGTCGGATGGACGACGGAAGGCACGCTCCGGGTACCGGTCGGCGAGATCGAAGCCGGATTTCTTCACGTTGAGCCGGTGCTGGCGGGTGTTCATGATCTGCCCAGTCCGTTTATCTCGTGGCCGCCGGATGGAGCAAAGGTCTGCGGTCTGAACAGCATTCTTATCCAAGATCACGTGCACAAGTTCCAGTGGGACTCGTTCCGCGTCGAGATTGATTCGGCGGGACTTCCCGCGCTGCTCGGATCGAGTTGGGACAATCCGTGGTCGTTTGCCGGGAACGATATGGCGGTAGCCGACTTTGACGACCATGATCCCGGCCCTCACACGCTCACGGCTACCGTGGTGGACTTGCAGGGCCGATCGTGGGTTACGACTTCGATGATTGAAATCGTACCGGCGCCGTTTGCCACGTACCAAGCGAGTTACGACAGCCTGCGTCATGTGTTCACATTGGACACGATTGCCCCGTTTGTTTGTCCCGGACCCGTTGCCGAAATATACTGGCCGCTCTCCACTGGTTCCGAGCGCTATGGCGGCTCGGTGCAGTTCGAGTGGAAACCGGAATGGGACTCGATGACGGTGGTCAAGCCGTTTGCCATTCCCGTGGACAAGATCGAGACAACCGAGGACGATCAGCCGATCAATCCCGAGGATCCGGTGGTCGGTGTTGTTCCGGATCCGCAAGAACCCGAACAACCCGAGGATCAAATCGGCTGGTGCTGCGTATCGCTCACGGTAATCCCCGGTCAACCCTACTTTCACTGTCCCAAAGGCCAGGGCCCCGTCAAGGTTGGCCTGCCGTTCAAGGTGAAAGTAAAGTGGAAAGCGGAGAAGAACGTCGGCGCGTACTCACACGGACAGGAAGCGAAAGGCACGCGAACAACCACCTTTGGTGAGTGCCGGGTTCCGGGGCCGACCTTCACTCCAACCAGCGGCCCGAACGTACCGGGAGTCAGCGTCAAGCACAAGCGCAAAAACGGCGTGGATTACCCCATGGATTCCACGCAATACGGCGATGATGACTACACTCGGGCCCGTAAGGACGAAAAGATGCGAACCAGCATCAAGAACCTCACCACCGAGTGGACGGATTTTCCCAGGGACTCCGTAACTAACAAACCCAATGGGCTTTCCGTGCGACTGCAGGGCCGCAGCGAGTTTAAGGCGTGGGCGCGAACCCGTTGTCCCGGCACACAGCCCAGCGCCTGCTGCAAGCTCTTCAATATTGACTGGGATGTTGTCTGTTGCCGGAACGGAGATAAGATCACCACCGGCGGCAGCTACAGTATGCCCCATATGTACAACGTGCGCAACTGTCCCGGCGAATGACGGAGATGCCTTACGATCCGGGCTCGGGCACAAACGATACGGGCGGCTCCGTATAGCCGCCCACGATTTCCGGACAGAGTGCGGCTTGCTATTAACCGCTCGGCGTGGTAAATTGAAGTAGCTTACGGAAGATTGCAGACTACCCGCGAAGGAGCGCCCATGAAAACCACCGCCACGCTTGAAGGCGACGTCAAGATCATTATCCTGAACGGTAAGATCTTGTCCAGCCAGGACACGGCCGACATGCATATCCAAGTCCGAACGGCGCTCGAACAGAACATCAAGAAAGTAGTCCTGGATCTATCGGGTCTTGACTGGACCGGCAGTACTGGACTGGGGGCTTTGGTGGCGGTTCAGGGCCGGCTGCGGAACGTGGACGGCCATCTCAAACTTGCAGGGGTGAACCCGACCGTCGGGGAGCTCCTTAAGCTTAATAAACTCAATCTCGTATTTGAAATGTACCCGACGGTTGCGGAAGCCGTTGCCCATTTCAAATGACCGATCCCGGCGGCCTTGACAAAGGCCGCCGGTCTGCACATATTCCTCTCCCGAACCTTCTTTCTAACGGGTATCGCATTGCCGGGAGCCTGAGGGCAGGCTAACGGCAAGACGACATCCGAGTCCAAAATGGAAAGGCAGGTTCATCATGGACCGCAGGCATCGCCTCCTCGTACTTTCCTTCCTCTTCGCCGCTCTCGCGGCAGCCCCCCATCTCCATGCCGACTGGAACTTCCTTCCGGCGGGACGACCCTATGTACGAACACTGGTTACCGACTCCGCAGGGCAACGGATTGTGCTCAGTTGCCAACTCGCGGGTATGTGGCGGACGGAAAATGGTGGAGCCGATTGGGAAGCTCTGAACAGCCGCTTCGTCATTCAAAACGGCTACACGGCCAAAGGTTGGACGGTGGCAGATGCGGATGCCGACACTCTGATCGCGGACTTCTTCAGTTACGCTCCCGTCTTCAATCCCAATCATTTCTCCATGGACGGAGGTTTGACGTGGCAGACCTTCGCAGATGGCCGAGTAGGCGAAAGTGGAGGGTTCTTCATTTTCCCGAACCATACCCACGTGTGGTTGTACTCACGTGAAAACGTGTTCCTCCGTTCAACGGACGGCGGTGCGAATTGGACCTCCATTTCAGGAATGACTCCGTTCAATGCTCGGTTCACCGCCCCTGAGCTTCTGAATGGCAGTGTCTTCGCGCGGGAAAACATGGGGGAAGGTGCGACGGCAACCAGAATTTTTCGCAGTAACGACTACGGTCAATCATGGGAGCCGATTGCCGACCTAAGTGACTATCGGGGAGCCATGAGGGTGGATTTCTACGATATTTCGTCAGCGAGTGATGGATCGCTCTGGGTGGTTATCGAGACCGAGTCTTGGGAGTATTACACAGAGCGTTTTCTGCTGCGCTCGGTGAATAGTGGAGAGACTTGGGAAGAAATTCATGCGCTTCCCGGCGCGAGCTGGGCGATTGAAGTAGAGGAAGATCGGGATGCACAGGGTGTGATTCTGGTGACGGGAGACTGCCCCGGCGGGGTGGCGCGTTCGACGGATTACGGCCAAACATGGGCAAATAACCTTAATGGACTACCACCGGAACAAGACATCGCTTTCGAGATCCACCAGAATCCGTTCGGCGGTGCGATCTTCGTCACGTCCAACACGGGAGTGTATCGTTCGGACGATCACGGTAGCTCGTGGGAGGCAATCGGATTGCCGCCGGTCGGGAGCACCGGGGAACTACATGTGCTGCCGGAAGCGGTGTTCCAGCATTCCTCGGGTGAAGTGTTCGGCGGCCAATGGCAACTCGAATCTCCTTTCACGGAATGGGCTGACATTAGCAATCCCGTCTCGGTCGGCGATACGAACTACTATCCCAGCCAAATTCTCTACAAACACGCGGACACTTTGATCGCCTACACCGTACGGTACTTCCCGCTCGATTCGGTGAACCGGATACGGCAGGATTTCATGTATAGAAGCTATGACAACGGAGTTCAGTGGGTAGCGGGCCAAGAGTTGGGGATATCTCTCGATCAGAACTTGATTCATTCCCTTTCCACTCCGACACTGACCCGCTTTGCGGGATTCGCACAGAATCAATCGCTCTATGTCTCGCGAAACCTCGGTCGGATTTGGGATGCCTACGAATCCTTGCCGGACGGCTGGACACCTCAGCAATTGGCTCAGGACGCGAACTATGTTTATGCACTGGCCGACAGCAACATTTGGTATCCCAACCGCGGGTTG
This sequence is a window from bacterium. Protein-coding genes within it:
- the secG gene encoding preprotein translocase subunit SecG codes for the protein MLYGILIALQLVISVLMVVAILMQSSKGGGLAGIAGGALASSVFGGRATATFLSKATTVLAALFMLNCLSMAVISAHRESTTSVTQQAVSQEQPVSPVPSLPATGGMETDPAPAMPEQEQP
- a CDS encoding STAS domain-containing protein — encoded protein: MKTTATLEGDVKIIILNGKILSSQDTADMHIQVRTALEQNIKKVVLDLSGLDWTGSTGLGALVAVQGRLRNVDGHLKLAGVNPTVGELLKLNKLNLVFEMYPTVAEAVAHFK